The following are from one region of the Paenibacillus sp. KS-LC4 genome:
- a CDS encoding GNAT family N-acetyltransferase: MKDISIRIVEPLDETLHQLIQLLDEELLERYPAEEVHGLDFTDPGIKDTTFIVAFSGDKPVGCGAIRPLDAQYTELKRFFVRKESRKLGIAAAMLSFLENQAQLLGFAGIRLETGPEQPESLKFYEKHGYVFIGKFGEYVDYELSMCYEKRFGA, from the coding sequence ATGAAAGACATAAGCATTCGTATCGTAGAGCCACTCGATGAAACGTTGCACCAACTCATTCAATTACTAGACGAGGAATTACTGGAGCGCTATCCGGCGGAAGAGGTGCATGGGCTTGATTTCACCGATCCTGGCATTAAAGACACTACATTTATTGTCGCCTTTTCCGGGGACAAGCCTGTAGGCTGCGGTGCCATTCGGCCGCTCGATGCCCAATATACGGAGCTGAAGCGCTTTTTCGTACGCAAAGAAAGCCGAAAGCTTGGCATTGCTGCTGCTATGCTTTCCTTTCTGGAGAATCAGGCGCAGCTGCTCGGCTTTGCGGGCATTCGTCTGGAGACGGGGCCTGAGCAGCCGGAGTCGTTGAAGTTTTATGAGAAGCATGGCTATGTATTTATCGGGAAATTTGGCGAATATGTCGATTATGAGCTGAGCATGTGCTATGAGAAGCGTTTTGGCGCATAA
- a CDS encoding AraC family transcriptional regulator yields the protein MIKHMRNAIRMGFQEEEAHFRNSTESVAGGRSKLGQTVEYMKRHYQKPITRDMLASMVGITPEHYSRAFKKHMGISPIDYLIAIRIDRAKGLLKETNATVRSIARQVGYEDPYYFSRRFKQEVGVAPSAYAVPGYSAGL from the coding sequence ATGATAAAGCATATGAGAAACGCGATACGGATGGGTTTTCAGGAAGAGGAAGCACACTTTAGGAATAGCACCGAATCTGTTGCAGGAGGAAGAAGCAAGCTTGGACAGACGGTTGAATATATGAAACGTCATTATCAAAAACCGATTACAAGGGATATGCTGGCCAGCATGGTTGGCATTACGCCGGAGCATTATTCCCGCGCCTTCAAGAAGCATATGGGCATCAGCCCCATTGATTATTTGATTGCGATTCGCATTGACCGAGCTAAGGGACTATTGAAGGAGACGAATGCGACGGTGCGCAGCATCGCTCGTCAGGTTGGCTACGAGGACCCGTATTATTTCAGCCGCCGCTTCAAGCAGGAGGTCGGTGTAGCCCCTTCCGCTTATGCGGTGCCTGGGTATAGTGCGGGATTGTAA
- a CDS encoding GNAT family N-acetyltransferase produces the protein MIVPAKKEDVQQVMPLIHAAIGDIAYTLTAAQDEQEAMNILADFYVEKGNRLSYEHVLVAWEGDAIAGMALGYGGDEAAKLDAPLLARIRHQEPSYTDDYQIMTEARPGEYYLDSIAVYPAYQGKGIARALISALEHKAREAGWPCVSLIALDDNEKATALYIRLGYAEDGELELAGHRYIRMVKQLSQ, from the coding sequence ATGATCGTTCCAGCGAAAAAAGAAGATGTGCAGCAAGTCATGCCGCTTATCCATGCCGCAATCGGTGATATCGCCTATACGCTAACGGCCGCTCAAGACGAGCAGGAGGCTATGAATATACTGGCCGATTTTTATGTGGAAAAAGGCAATAGGCTCAGCTACGAGCATGTGCTTGTCGCTTGGGAAGGGGATGCCATCGCCGGCATGGCGCTCGGCTACGGCGGGGATGAAGCAGCAAAGCTGGATGCCCCGTTGCTTGCTCGGATACGTCATCAGGAGCCAAGCTATACAGACGACTATCAGATCATGACCGAGGCAAGGCCCGGCGAATATTATTTGGATTCCATTGCGGTATATCCCGCGTATCAGGGAAAGGGAATAGCGCGGGCTTTGATCAGCGCGCTTGAGCATAAGGCAAGAGAAGCGGGCTGGCCATGCGTATCGCTCATTGCGCTGGATGATAACGAGAAGGCGACGGCGCTCTATATTCGGCTGGGCTACGCCGAGGATGGAGAGCTTGAGTTGGCAGGCCATCGCTATATTCGGATGGTAAAGCAGCTGTCGCAATAA
- a CDS encoding endospore germination permease, producing the protein MIETGKISSSQMAILLYPSILATSFLSVPSITMTHAHQDMWLSPLWAGLFGMLTVWVAVKLNRLKPDSTLIRTSFSLLGAVPGFLVGLYYIFYLAHLTGIIIRQYGEFIISNALPMTPQFVVTGSMVLVCAINVRIGIEVIGRTSQIFTAIFIFLSAFIFVLLIGELHPSELLPIAENGLAPSIKGALAPAAWFSEYILIAFLLPFVNDREKAMRKSMLSVLFVTLTMVVTNLVCLFLMGDLTTSFIYPVMVAARYITIADFMQHLESLVIALWISGIFVKISVFLYVYSLTVADWLKLKHYRSIVMPLAFLCTVFAYWSARSQGDIANLISVSGNTYTIISLFVLPTLLLLLMLLKNKLTRKKKGSP; encoded by the coding sequence ATGATTGAAACTGGAAAAATATCATCGTCTCAAATGGCTATTTTGCTTTATCCGTCGATCCTTGCTACATCGTTTTTGTCTGTACCCAGCATTACGATGACTCATGCCCATCAGGATATGTGGCTCTCTCCGCTTTGGGCGGGCTTGTTTGGCATGCTGACTGTATGGGTCGCAGTCAAGCTCAATCGGCTGAAGCCAGACAGCACCCTGATACGAACGAGCTTCAGCCTGCTTGGAGCAGTTCCAGGTTTTCTGGTTGGCTTGTATTATATTTTTTATTTGGCCCATTTAACCGGCATCATTATTCGCCAATATGGCGAGTTTATTATAAGCAATGCACTGCCAATGACGCCGCAGTTCGTAGTAACCGGATCAATGGTGCTCGTATGCGCCATTAATGTGCGGATCGGCATCGAGGTCATCGGGAGAACCTCTCAAATTTTCACAGCTATATTTATATTTCTCTCGGCCTTTATATTTGTATTGCTGATTGGGGAGCTTCATCCATCGGAGCTGCTCCCGATTGCTGAAAATGGACTAGCTCCCTCCATTAAAGGTGCGCTGGCGCCAGCCGCCTGGTTCAGCGAATATATTTTGATCGCGTTTCTGCTTCCCTTTGTGAACGATAGGGAGAAGGCGATGCGCAAAAGCATGCTATCCGTGCTGTTTGTCACCCTTACGATGGTTGTCACCAATCTCGTATGCTTGTTTCTAATGGGGGATTTAACGACCAGCTTTATTTATCCGGTCATGGTTGCTGCCCGTTATATTACAATTGCCGACTTTATGCAGCATTTGGAATCGCTCGTTATCGCCTTATGGATTTCAGGCATTTTTGTGAAAATATCGGTATTTCTGTATGTCTATTCGCTTACTGTCGCAGATTGGCTTAAATTGAAGCACTATCGTTCCATCGTTATGCCACTAGCCTTTCTATGTACGGTTTTTGCCTACTGGTCAGCCAGAAGCCAGGGCGATATCGCCAATCTGATCAGCGTATCCGGAAACACGTATACCATTATAAGCTTGTTCGTGCTGCCTACGCTGCTTCTGCTGCTCATGCTCCTTAAAAATAAGCTGACCCGCAAAAAGAAGGGCTCCCCATGA
- a CDS encoding Ger(x)C family spore germination protein, translated as MISRGLHKLRRKIALLLLAACSAMLLQGCWDRMEINDLAMVLATGIDRTKSGKVHLSIQIFIPRQSGSSATGGTGGSEGSPSGVTMVRTAEGNNIADAMTRLQRKISRHVFWGHCETIVIGEKTARLGIREYIDFLLRFSQFREHAYVYISETKAQDILALLPPLERSSAEALREMGNMKLGTKVTVLDLAQSLEGLGKSAIVSRLKIPRPESGQSKLATMPYIFGLAMIRNDREIHVVTEPMSLGVLTLLNELENIVLTVNPDVANKQAAVTIKPQFIRTEFIPGFADGNWTMQLNIKTKGDVILNTTDLSLLPPSNVEKIQALFQEQFKQRAEAALQLAQQKLKTDFFGYAIAYRKHFPHKWKAKKAQWESDFPKIKTTIHVEARILRTGKSTDPQGIPGQSNE; from the coding sequence ATGATAAGCAGAGGGCTGCACAAGCTGCGGCGGAAAATCGCGCTCCTGCTTCTGGCGGCATGCAGCGCGATGCTCTTGCAAGGCTGCTGGGACCGCATGGAAATTAATGATTTGGCAATGGTATTGGCAACAGGCATAGATCGAACCAAAAGCGGCAAAGTCCATCTATCCATTCAAATTTTCATTCCGCGCCAAAGCGGCAGCAGCGCAACCGGAGGGACCGGCGGCAGTGAAGGCTCTCCGAGCGGCGTTACGATGGTACGGACTGCCGAAGGAAACAATATTGCAGATGCCATGACTCGGCTGCAGCGCAAAATATCCCGCCACGTGTTCTGGGGACATTGCGAGACTATTGTTATAGGGGAAAAGACGGCAAGGCTCGGCATTCGCGAGTATATCGACTTTCTGCTGCGCTTCTCCCAATTCAGAGAGCACGCCTATGTTTATATTAGCGAGACTAAAGCGCAGGATATACTCGCCCTGCTGCCTCCACTGGAGAGAAGCTCGGCCGAGGCGCTGCGTGAAATGGGCAATATGAAGCTGGGTACAAAGGTGACGGTGCTTGATTTGGCCCAATCGCTGGAGGGTCTAGGCAAATCAGCTATTGTTTCCAGGCTGAAAATTCCTCGGCCCGAATCAGGACAAAGCAAGCTAGCTACCATGCCTTATATATTTGGGCTGGCCATGATTCGCAATGACCGGGAAATTCACGTCGTGACCGAGCCGATGAGCCTTGGCGTGCTAACGCTGCTTAATGAGTTGGAAAATATTGTGTTGACGGTTAATCCAGACGTAGCCAACAAACAAGCGGCTGTCACCATCAAACCGCAATTCATCCGCACCGAGTTTATACCCGGCTTTGCTGACGGAAACTGGACGATGCAGCTCAACATTAAAACAAAGGGGGATGTCATCTTGAATACAACCGATCTGTCGCTTCTGCCGCCGTCAAACGTTGAAAAAATTCAGGCTTTGTTTCAAGAACAGTTCAAGCAGCGAGCGGAGGCTGCGTTGCAATTGGCCCAGCAGAAGCTGAAAACGGATTTTTTTGGCTATGCGATTGCGTACCGCAAACATTTCCCGCACAAATGGAAGGCAAAAAAAGCGCAGTGGGAAAGCGATTTTCCAAAAATAAAGACGACAATTCATGTAGAGGCTCGCATTTTGCGTACAGGAAAATCCACTGATCCGCAAGGGATACCGGGTCAATCCAATGAATAA
- a CDS encoding response regulator, whose protein sequence is MKTILVDNVPLTLKLLEKELGKTSGIDIVGSFSNPELAFQHILAEPPIALFLDIDTQELGAIQLAEQVLEQFPEMMLVFLTEQEKYAVKAFELSAHDYIMKPFNHERLCITVERLLKRARIAPPAAQLASGPAKMIHCFRSLRIGTQGDESATLKWKTLKAQELFAYLLEHRGKLNRKEDLLDHLWPEIEWRKGTAQLYTAIYQIRRIMHNEGVDIRIVNRDEGYTLDLNGVLLDTEEWERKIKRIPPLTDETLEQHQQMLEMYPGDYLQEYGYEWAETERRRLRTLWLRHAQRIAQHYDSIGNEAKAVQQYLLIQKQLPTEEQIYFELMRLYDRMNERFAVQRQYDQLVHMLRQEFDAEPLTQVQQWYEQWQYKLSQRFSAQ, encoded by the coding sequence ATGAAGACGATATTGGTAGATAACGTGCCTCTAACGCTTAAGCTTCTGGAAAAGGAGCTGGGCAAAACTAGTGGCATTGATATAGTGGGAAGCTTCTCTAATCCTGAGCTTGCGTTTCAGCATATTTTAGCCGAACCTCCGATCGCCTTATTTTTAGATATCGATACGCAGGAGCTTGGCGCAATACAGCTTGCTGAGCAAGTGCTGGAGCAATTTCCGGAAATGATGCTTGTTTTCCTAACGGAGCAAGAGAAATATGCGGTGAAAGCATTTGAGCTTAGCGCTCATGACTATATTATGAAGCCCTTCAACCATGAGAGGCTATGCATAACGGTTGAGCGGCTATTAAAGCGGGCCAGAATTGCTCCTCCTGCTGCACAGCTGGCATCTGGCCCAGCTAAAATGATCCATTGCTTTCGATCACTGCGTATTGGGACGCAGGGCGATGAGAGCGCAACGCTCAAATGGAAAACCTTGAAGGCGCAGGAGCTTTTCGCCTATTTGCTGGAGCATCGCGGGAAGCTGAACCGCAAAGAAGATTTGCTTGATCACCTGTGGCCGGAAATCGAATGGCGGAAAGGCACCGCCCAGCTGTATACGGCGATTTATCAAATTCGGCGCATTATGCACAACGAGGGTGTGGACATTCGGATCGTTAACCGTGATGAAGGCTACACGCTGGATTTGAATGGCGTGCTTCTGGATACGGAGGAGTGGGAGCGGAAAATTAAGAGAATCCCTCCGCTAACGGATGAAACGTTAGAGCAGCATCAGCAGATGCTGGAAATGTACCCTGGTGACTATTTGCAGGAGTATGGGTATGAATGGGCCGAAACGGAGCGTCGTCGGCTGCGCACCTTATGGCTGCGTCATGCCCAGCGTATTGCCCAGCATTATGATTCGATTGGCAATGAGGCAAAGGCAGTCCAGCAATATTTGCTCATTCAAAAACAGCTGCCCACCGAGGAGCAGATTTATTTTGAGCTGATGCGTTTGTATGACCGGATGAATGAACGGTTTGCTGTACAGCGGCAATACGATCAGCTGGTGCACATGCTAAGGCAGGAGTTTGATGCCGAGCCGCTGACGCAGGTACAGCAATGGTACGAGCAATGGCAATACAAGCTCAGCCAACGTTTTTCCGCGCAATAA
- a CDS encoding spore germination protein has product MPGFKRSNWRHKTAKADWQQPDEHSSKKQQPLSHQLDENMAELRRVYADCDDLSFHSLRIGELADAMLVFHISMCDHEQLNLFVLRPLASHAGSLTAATPAQLLSLLPVAAANTIRTLEDAIDVISSGMPLLFIEGSEEALSFGLQKIEHRSIEEPSAESTVRGPRESFNEVLSINMSLLRRKMKSPKMKLLTMTIGEYTRTNIGILYLEGAANPATVDEALKRLATIDSDGILESEYIEEWISDSPYSPFPQMLATERPDVVCANLLEGRFAILIDGTPFALIAPVTLFSNLQSVEDYYQHFIMSTFVRWLRYVFFLLSLLLPSVYVAITTYHQEMIPTVLLLSIAKAREEIPFPALVEALIMEIAFEALREAGVRLPRQVGAAVSIVGALIIGQAATSAGIVSAPMVIVVATTGIASFMIPRYAAGIASRLLRFPIMLMAGTLGLIGMMLGLILIVIHLSSLRSFGVPYLSPVTPASIGAIRDVIWRAPAWMNDARKQGHPRRSSRSGNKS; this is encoded by the coding sequence ATGCCTGGATTCAAACGCAGTAATTGGAGGCACAAAACAGCAAAGGCAGATTGGCAGCAGCCAGACGAGCACTCGTCTAAAAAGCAGCAGCCTCTTTCCCATCAATTAGATGAAAATATGGCAGAGCTGCGCCGTGTGTATGCCGACTGCGATGACCTATCCTTCCATTCCTTGCGAATCGGCGAGCTCGCGGACGCCATGCTCGTGTTTCATATCAGCATGTGCGATCACGAGCAGCTGAATCTCTTCGTTTTGCGCCCGCTTGCGAGCCATGCAGGCAGCTTGACTGCTGCAACTCCCGCACAGCTGCTGAGCCTGCTGCCCGTCGCCGCCGCCAATACGATACGCACGCTGGAAGACGCTATCGATGTCATCAGCAGCGGCATGCCGCTGCTTTTTATCGAAGGAAGCGAGGAAGCATTATCATTTGGATTGCAGAAAATCGAGCATCGCAGTATTGAGGAGCCTTCGGCGGAATCTACCGTTCGCGGCCCCCGCGAATCGTTTAATGAAGTGCTGTCCATTAATATGTCGCTGCTGCGCCGCAAAATGAAAAGTCCGAAGATGAAGCTGCTCACGATGACCATTGGTGAATATACGCGAACCAATATCGGTATTCTCTATTTGGAGGGAGCAGCAAATCCCGCTACCGTCGATGAGGCGCTGAAGCGGCTTGCCACTATTGACAGCGATGGTATTTTGGAAAGCGAATATATTGAGGAATGGATTTCCGATTCGCCTTATTCGCCATTTCCGCAAATGCTCGCTACCGAGAGGCCAGACGTTGTATGCGCAAATTTGCTTGAAGGGCGATTCGCCATCTTGATTGATGGGACACCCTTTGCCCTCATCGCGCCCGTCACCTTGTTTTCCAATCTGCAGTCTGTCGAGGACTATTATCAGCACTTTATTATGAGTACTTTTGTACGCTGGCTGCGCTATGTATTTTTCCTGCTGTCACTGCTTCTTCCATCAGTCTATGTCGCGATTACGACCTATCATCAGGAAATGATTCCAACGGTGCTGCTGCTTAGCATCGCCAAGGCGCGGGAGGAGATTCCTTTTCCAGCACTCGTCGAGGCGCTAATTATGGAAATTGCCTTTGAAGCGCTGCGTGAGGCCGGGGTGCGGCTGCCGAGGCAGGTTGGTGCGGCCGTCAGCATCGTGGGGGCACTGATCATCGGCCAAGCCGCTACTTCGGCAGGCATCGTCTCCGCACCTATGGTCATTGTTGTCGCGACAACGGGCATCGCCTCGTTTATGATTCCGCGATATGCAGCAGGCATTGCCTCTCGTCTGCTGCGGTTTCCCATTATGCTGATGGCGGGCACGCTCGGGCTGATCGGCATGATGCTGGGGCTGATTTTAATCGTCATCCATTTATCGAGTCTGCGTTCCTTCGGCGTTCCCTATCTGTCACCCGTTACGCCAGCATCAATTGGGGCCATTCGCGATGTCATCTGGCGTGCTCCCGCATGGATGAACGATGCCCGCAAACAAGGACATCCTAGACGCAGCAGTCGAAGCGGGAACAAAAGCTAG
- a CDS encoding sensor domain-containing diguanylate cyclase, translated as MKAPHPAYKQGKISLATVLSGLVSLCVLVTIILVMFSAFQSSKQLMERTALSTNFSKASKMSDTLDALTKTIRLSLRYSVHREQAGMWDGPDQIQRMNEDLNLMKQSSNFFNSIVVVDKYGIIRGATKEINYLINEPITSESLKQALASRRSSISDPFFDERTGNLFIMVSEPLYDKKQQYKGFIGGSIYLKKNNVMSTIFEKNTNDFLESYFYIVDQQGNLLFHPDPMLVGKNIRENIIVKKLMARQSGSETITTMNNSELLVGYASVKENGWGIVVATPVQSIKDQLFYHFKNVAVTVAIPLLLLVFAVVILARSIANPFLRLSQFVSQLGAPEELSSWRKNHWIRETDLLIKSTIHAGSLIQAQHHQLTKDAETDPLTGLMNRRTLIKFLTLWIEEKLPFSIIIIDIDRFKQVNDKYGHQAGDAVLKQLAHTVIHALRPEDIGYRYGGEELVILLQQTELEEAYLVAEQLRMAVAEGVDPVVGRVTISQGVAQYPMHGTSPEELLHKADQALYKAKNAGRNQTIAAAADVLSS; from the coding sequence ATGAAAGCTCCACATCCAGCGTATAAGCAGGGAAAAATCAGCTTGGCAACCGTACTTAGCGGACTCGTTTCTTTGTGCGTCCTCGTTACGATTATCCTCGTGATGTTTTCAGCCTTCCAATCGAGCAAGCAATTAATGGAACGAACGGCCCTCTCCACCAACTTCTCCAAAGCGAGCAAAATGAGCGATACGCTGGACGCCCTGACTAAGACTATACGATTAAGCCTGAGATACAGTGTGCACCGAGAGCAGGCGGGCATGTGGGACGGGCCTGATCAAATCCAACGGATGAATGAGGATTTAAACCTAATGAAGCAGAGCAGTAATTTTTTTAATTCTATCGTAGTTGTAGATAAATATGGGATCATTAGAGGAGCTACTAAGGAAATAAATTACTTGATAAACGAGCCGATTACGTCGGAATCCTTGAAACAAGCACTAGCATCGCGGCGTTCCAGCATATCAGACCCTTTTTTCGATGAACGAACGGGCAATTTATTTATTATGGTAAGCGAGCCGCTGTATGATAAAAAACAGCAATACAAGGGATTTATTGGCGGCAGCATTTATTTGAAGAAAAATAATGTTATGAGTACGATTTTCGAGAAAAATACGAATGATTTTTTGGAATCTTATTTTTATATTGTGGATCAACAGGGCAATCTGTTGTTTCATCCTGACCCTATGCTCGTGGGCAAAAACATCCGCGAAAACATAATTGTGAAAAAACTGATGGCTAGGCAAAGCGGCAGCGAAACCATCACCACTATGAACAACAGCGAGCTGCTCGTCGGCTATGCCAGCGTCAAGGAAAATGGCTGGGGTATCGTAGTAGCAACTCCTGTGCAAAGCATAAAGGACCAGCTCTTTTATCATTTCAAAAATGTTGCCGTCACCGTCGCCATACCGCTGCTGCTGCTTGTATTCGCTGTCGTTATATTGGCGCGAAGCATTGCCAATCCATTTCTAAGGCTTTCGCAGTTTGTCAGTCAGCTTGGGGCCCCCGAAGAGCTCAGCTCCTGGCGCAAAAACCACTGGATCAGGGAAACCGATCTGCTGATCAAATCAACGATTCATGCAGGATCACTTATTCAGGCCCAGCATCATCAATTAACGAAGGATGCGGAAACGGACCCTCTGACAGGACTCATGAACAGGCGCACCTTAATTAAATTTTTGACGTTATGGATAGAAGAGAAGCTGCCCTTCTCCATTATCATTATAGATATTGACCGTTTCAAGCAAGTCAACGATAAGTATGGCCATCAAGCAGGCGATGCTGTGCTTAAGCAGCTGGCGCATACCGTCATTCATGCCCTTCGGCCAGAAGATATTGGCTACCGCTATGGTGGGGAGGAGCTTGTTATTTTACTTCAGCAAACGGAGCTGGAGGAAGCTTACCTAGTTGCCGAGCAGCTGCGAATGGCGGTGGCGGAGGGAGTAGATCCGGTTGTAGGACGCGTAACGATCTCACAGGGAGTCGCGCAATATCCAATGCATGGCACCAGCCCTGAGGAGCTGCTCCATAAAGCGGATCAAGCGCTGTATAAAGCCAAAAATGCGGGCCGCAACCAGACAATTGCTGCGGCAGCGGATGTTTTAAGCAGCTAG
- a CDS encoding Fur family transcriptional regulator: protein MSELENHIDRINQQLKAKGYKLTHQRAMTLRVLLENQQDHLSAEDVYMMVKKSYPEIGLATVYRTLELLTELHIVEKMNFGDGVARFDLRDDNQEHMHHHLICAKCGMLKEIQEDWLLELEQRVQREFGFTVTDHRLDFTGMFQGCNTENCKRGKDTKAS from the coding sequence ATGAGTGAACTGGAAAATCATATAGATAGAATCAACCAGCAGCTGAAAGCGAAGGGCTACAAGCTGACGCATCAGCGCGCAATGACTTTAAGAGTGTTGCTGGAGAACCAGCAGGACCATCTCAGCGCAGAGGACGTATATATGATGGTCAAGAAGTCCTACCCGGAAATTGGGCTGGCGACCGTTTACAGGACGCTCGAGCTGCTGACTGAGCTGCATATTGTAGAAAAAATGAACTTTGGCGATGGCGTTGCCCGCTTTGACTTGCGCGACGACAACCAAGAGCATATGCATCATCATCTGATTTGTGCCAAGTGCGGCATGCTAAAGGAAATTCAAGAGGATTGGCTGCTTGAGCTGGAGCAGCGCGTACAGCGCGAGTTCGGCTTCACCGTTACCGACCACCGATTAGATTTCACCGGCATGTTTCAAGGCTGCAATACCGAAAATTGCAAGCGAGGCAAAGATACGAAAGCTAGTTAA
- a CDS encoding DUF1349 domain-containing protein has translation MNVFEGCSKQNLGKQLLWKNEPKSWEVNEHKQLVVQAPPMGDFFIDPAGGNTKKSAPFLYTIVDGDFYAVTRVAVDMKQTYDSGCLMIMVDDDHWAKLCSEFFDDMPSILSVVTRGASDDCVSSDAHIVRPFLRIARAGNCFAFHYSHDGVKWKMVRYFGMDAPAAIKVGVVAQSPIGEGSVATFDYLKISKNVIGDIRSVN, from the coding sequence ATGAATGTATTTGAAGGATGCAGCAAGCAAAACCTTGGCAAGCAGCTTTTATGGAAAAATGAGCCGAAGAGCTGGGAAGTGAATGAGCATAAACAACTAGTTGTGCAAGCACCGCCGATGGGCGATTTTTTTATTGATCCGGCAGGAGGAAATACGAAAAAGTCTGCTCCTTTTCTTTATACAATAGTTGACGGCGATTTTTATGCCGTCACTCGCGTTGCGGTCGATATGAAGCAGACGTACGATTCTGGCTGCCTGATGATAATGGTGGATGATGATCATTGGGCAAAGCTTTGCTCGGAGTTTTTTGACGATATGCCGTCCATACTCAGCGTTGTAACGCGCGGGGCCTCCGATGATTGTGTTTCCAGCGATGCCCATATCGTTCGTCCTTTTTTGCGTATTGCCCGGGCAGGCAATTGCTTTGCATTCCATTATTCGCATGATGGCGTCAAATGGAAAATGGTTCGTTATTTTGGGATGGATGCTCCCGCAGCGATTAAAGTGGGCGTCGTCGCCCAATCACCGATTGGCGAAGGCAGCGTCGCAACGTTTGATTATTTAAAAATCAGCAAAAACGTCATTGGCGACATCCGTAGCGTTAATTAA
- a CDS encoding SDR family oxidoreductase, translating into MDLGLQGKRAIVTGGSKGIGLATALRLAAEGAEVAIVARQEGPLQEAAERIEQATGKKPLVISADVSVEAEVQRAVAEVVQQLGGMDIVVNNAGTSAALPFDKVEPDAWAADLDLKLYAAIHFTRAALPHLREAGGGAIVNVTAIGGKTPAGSSLPTSVSRAAGLALTKAMSKDLAGDGIRVNAVCIGLIRSDQIERMWKQSASELSWEEFAASPRHDIPLGRIGNPEEAANVIAFLVSEAASFVTGTSVNIDGGKAAVL; encoded by the coding sequence ATGGATTTGGGTTTGCAAGGGAAACGTGCCATTGTAACGGGAGGAAGCAAAGGAATTGGACTTGCCACCGCGCTCCGGCTGGCGGCTGAGGGAGCGGAGGTGGCGATCGTTGCCAGACAGGAGGGGCCGCTGCAAGAAGCAGCGGAACGGATTGAGCAGGCGACAGGCAAAAAGCCGCTCGTCATCTCCGCCGATGTATCGGTCGAGGCCGAGGTTCAGCGTGCCGTTGCCGAGGTGGTCCAGCAGCTTGGCGGGATGGACATTGTTGTAAACAATGCGGGGACCTCAGCAGCGCTGCCCTTCGATAAGGTAGAGCCTGATGCGTGGGCAGCCGATCTTGACCTCAAGCTGTATGCGGCTATTCATTTCACGCGTGCGGCGCTTCCCCATCTCCGTGAGGCGGGGGGCGGCGCCATCGTAAATGTAACGGCTATCGGCGGCAAGACGCCGGCAGGCTCCTCGCTGCCCACTTCGGTAAGCCGCGCAGCTGGCCTTGCGCTGACGAAAGCGATGAGCAAGGATTTGGCTGGCGATGGCATTCGTGTGAATGCGGTCTGCATCGGTCTTATTCGCAGTGATCAAATAGAGCGCATGTGGAAACAAAGCGCTTCTGAGCTATCGTGGGAAGAGTTTGCGGCAAGCCCGAGGCATGATATACCGCTTGGACGTATCGGCAACCCGGAGGAAGCGGCGAATGTCATCGCTTTTCTCGTCTCGGAGGCGGCCTCCTTCGTTACGGGAACTTCAGTCAATATTGACGGCGGCAAGGCAGCGGTGCTGTAG